The genomic DNA TAGATGAGACCAGATTGATTTTTAAGATAGTTTTTAAAAAATTGGATTCAATAGTGATAGTATATTGGGAGCGACAGAGgcgacgacatgcagcaaagggccacaggtcagactTAACCCGGTCCACtaccaaggactcagcctatgGGGCACAAATTGCCCACAGCGATTTCACTAGAAGCATTTTTCTGCCAGTGGAATGACCACATGGCAGTTGGTCCTGCCAACGCTTAATTGCTCATAATGTATCTAGTGTGATTTGGGGGCTCTGATATTGTTGTCAGTCCGCATTCACTGCTCTGCTAAGGTTGGTGCTTCCTTTCGAGGAGTGACAGTCAGCCTAGAGGCCAAAAATCAATGCTgcatttattaaacatttacataaataaTCCATGCCACCTAAATTGGCTGACTGAACTTTACACTGATTTGCACACCATATCAGACAAGGGAAATTCTTAATGCATAAATAATCTTGAGTTAGTATAACTAGCCAAGACTGCATATGGATTATACCACCCTACCCATGCAATAGTCAAAAGGTTGTCCGTCATGACAGAAAATAGATATGGCCCCAACATGTAGGAGGTTAATGCAATTCATTTCAGTGGGATACTTAAAAATTTCtccaaaaaaaatgtcttatagATAACCgcctttttaaaaagaaaagctaCATTTGGTGTTGATGTTTTGTAACAACTAACAAACACTTGATTCTGCACCTAAAATCTGACAAGAACAGCCTTTGCCACATGTCTCAGTTCTTCTCAGGCTGACCTTGTGACTGAAGCATTGCTCAGTAGAGAAGTCAGCGCTGTTGGCGATCACAGTCTCACTGGGGAGGATGGCGTAAGCCACAACCTGGACGTCTGGTGCCATGTCTGGAGACACTGTCAGCTTAAAGGACACCTCGCCCTCATTCACTGAAACAACAATCACATGACTCCATAGATCAATAGATTAGCCATGCTAATTCAAAGGATACTTTTAAGACAAGTCACTTTGCTCACCCAATTTATCTTCGACTTCGACCCGTTCAACTCCTTGTAAAACAATGGCTCCTCTTGAAAAGACCTGggaaatttaaaagaaaatgacaaagaaTGAGTAATGCAACATGCCCGGTCTGCTGTGAGGTTCTGTCATGTGATAAAGTACATAGTGGAATATGTTTATATGGTTCATGGCAAAATGTTTTCTGTTCAAGTTGCAGTTGAAAAAGCAGTTATTCAAAAAGGAGCAAACATATCCAGAGCAGGATATTTAGTAAGAGActctgtaaaatgtattaaaggGGAGCTTTACAATTTTACAAATCTCAACAAGTCTGTTTTTTTGGAGAGTACTACtgcatatggaaaaaaaaaaaaaaaaaaaccttgcgTAAGTCAAGTTGGGGGCTGAAAACTACAAGTTTGAACATGATAACATTCTGGGGGTGTGGAACCCATTAGCTCTACACATACACTacggtgaccagatttcccagAACTAAAACCGGGAAACTTTGTGCTCGTGTATtcacacgctttttaacgtgaccatttgccagcccaggtcagacaggacacaattttgccaacagcacacgtaggcctactgctcacaacataatgAGTTATCTCAGTTAACCGACTGTggtacgtcccgctgttggaaaaCATCTTCCCCATATCCATGTAAGTTGTGAGGCATACAAGGGAGGATGCAGGAGTGCTTTAATGTGCGACATGGCAGGGCCCAGTCGATTATTGAGAGGACCTTCAGAGTGATGAAGGCACGGTGGCGGAGTACCTTGTTCAAGGCACTGGAGGATAAGCCTGCATTTTGTTCAGAGATCATCCTGGCCTGTGCAGTCCTCCACAATGTGTGCCTGAACTATAGGGATGTCCTGGAAGAGCCAGAGATCCAGCCTGAGGATCCTGCCACCCCTGCTCCAGTTCAACAGTTCCAGGAGAGAAGTGGAGCCCACATCATGCACAGGCTATGTGCCCAGATTTCTGCACCCCAACAACCGGGGGCCACATAAAGGCAGGCATCAGTTCTGTGGAAGcctatttttacattttgtattcaaaATATAAGTTTGGGGTTGAGTGAAATGCCCTTTTATG from Perca fluviatilis chromosome 2, GENO_Pfluv_1.0, whole genome shotgun sequence includes the following:
- the LOC120551331 gene encoding murinoglobulin-2-like; translated protein: MDMGKMFSNSGTYHSRLTEITHYVVFSRGAIVLQGVERVEVEDKLVNEGEVSFKLTVSPDMAPDVQVVAYAILPSETVIANSADFSTEQCFSHKVSLEFSLSSAVPGEETIMQVTAQPESLCGVSAVDQSVLIKEPGKTLIADKLYIVINRAMQLNADFVDTQL